A genome region from Manihot esculenta cultivar AM560-2 chromosome 5, M.esculenta_v8, whole genome shotgun sequence includes the following:
- the LOC110615728 gene encoding polygalacturonate 4-alpha-galacturonosyltransferase isoform X3, with translation MASKRGLSGSGIHRNRGGGCGSRLRIAFFIFFSVLAPLIFFVGRGLYTSTSIDQSNTRVISNKGDLDWREQLALHHVKSLLSKEVIDVITASRADLGPLSLDSFRKNNLSASWKVIGVETMVKNTTTSELQKTETVAKQGAPRDKVDDVSGNNSSQFLYTPAKLARRRLKEKMREKRASDLVRQDNEAILKLENSAIERTKSVDTAVLGKYSIWRKENENENSDATVRLMRDQMIMARVYISIAKMKDKLDLHRELQIRLKESQRALGEATADSDLHHSAPEKIKAMGQVLSKAREPLYDCKLITGKLRAMLQTADEQVRSLKKQSTFLSQLAAKTVPNGIHCLSMRLTIEYYLLPPEKRNFPRSENLENPDLYHYALFSDNVLAASVVVNSTIMNAKDPSKHVFHLVTDKLNFGAMNMWFLLNPPGKATIHVENVDEFKWLNSSYCPVLRQLESAAMKEYYFKANHPTSLSSGSSNLKYRNPKYLSMLNHLRFYLPQVYPKLDKILFLDDDIVVQKDLTGLWSVNLNGKVNGAVETCGESFHRFDKYLNFTNPHIARNFDPNACGWAYGMNIFDLKEWKKRDITGIYHKWQNMNEDRVLWKLGTLPPGLITFYGLTHPLEKSWHVLGLGYNPSGDRSEIENAAVIHYNGNMKPWLEIAMTKYRSYWTKYIKYDHPYLRSCNLNE, from the exons ATGGCGTCGAAGCGGGGATTATCCGGGTCCGGCATCCACAGGAACCGAGGCGGAGGCTGTGGATCTCGATTGCGCATtgcatttttcattttcttctctgTTCTGGCGCCGTTGATTTTCTTTGTTGGCCGAGGTCTATATACAAGTACTTCCATTG ATCAAAGTAATACTCGAGTAATTTCTAACAAGGGG GACTTAGATTGGAGAGAACAGCTGGCCTTGCATCATGTTAAATCCCTTCTCTCTAAAGAA GTCATTGATGTAATCACAGCCAGTAGAGCAGATCTGGGGCCTTTAAGCCTTGATTCTTTCAGAAAAAACAATTTGTCAGCCTCATGGAAAGTTATAGGAGTAGAGACAATGGTCAAGAATACTACTACTTCTGAG CTGCAAAAGACCGAAACAGTTGCTAAGCAAGGAGCACCAAGGGACAAAGTGGATGATGTCTCTGGTA ATAATTCTTCTCAATTTCTGTACACGCCTGCTAAACTAGCTCGAAGG agattgaaagaaaaaatgcGGGAAAAGCGTGCATCTGACTTGGTGCGGCAAGATAATGAAGCAATTTTAAAGCTTGAAAATTCAGCCATTGAGCGGACTAAATCAGTTGACACTGCAGTTCTGGGCAAATACAGTATATGGcggaaagaaaatgagaatgaGAACTCTGATGCAACAGTACGCTTAATGCGGGATCAGATGATAATGGCAAGGGTATATATCAGCATTGCAAAGATGAAGGACAAGCTTGACTTGCACCGTGAACTACAGATCCGGCTCAAGGAGAGTCAGCGTGCCCTTGGAGAGGCAACAGCTGATTCTGATCTGCATCACAG TGCACCTGAGAAAATCAAAGCCATGGGCCAAGTTCTGTCAAAAGCGAGAGAGCCATTGTATGACTGCAAGTTGATCACTGGAAAGCTCAGAGCGATGCTTCAGACAGCAGATGAGCAAGTTAGGAGCTTAAAAAAACAGAGCACTTTCCTGAGTCAGTTAGCTGCAAAAACAGTTCCCAATGGAATCCATTGCTTGTCTATGCGCCTAACAATAGAATACTATCTACTTCCTCCTGAGAAGAGAAATTTCCCAAGAAGTGAGAATTTGGAAAATCCTGATCTTTATCATTATGCCCTCTTCTCTGACAATGTCTTGGCTGCATCAGTAGTTGTCAACTCAACCATCATGAATGCCAAG GATCCTTCCAAGCATGTGTTCCATCTTGTTACTGATAAGCTTAACTTTGGAGCTATGAATATGTGGTTTCTATTGAACCCTCCTGGAAAAGCCACTATACATGTTGAAAATGTTGATGAATTCAAGTGGCTTAACTCATCCTATTGTCCAGTTTTACGGCAGCTTGAGTCTGCTGCTATGAAAGAGTATTACTTCAAGGCAAATCATCCAACTTCTCTTTCATCTGGTTCTTCAAACCTGAAGTATCGGAACCCAAAGTATCTTTCAATGCTGAACCACCTGAGGTTCTACCTTCCACAGGTCTATCCCAAGTTAGATAAGATCCTGTTTCTTGATGATGACATTGTCGTTCAGAAAGATTTAACTGGATTATGGTCAGTTAATCTGAATGGAAAAGTCAACGGGGCAGTGGAAACCTGTGGTGAAAGCTTCCACCGGTTTGATAAGTACCTAAACTTCACAAATCCTCATATTGCAAGAAACTTTGATCCAAATGCTTGTGGGTGGGCATATGGGATGAATATTTTTGATCTTAAGGAATGGAAAAAGAGGGATATCACTGGAATATATCATAAGTGGCAAAACATG AATGAAGATAGGGTACTTTGGAAGCTCGGAACGTTGCCTCCAGGCCTTATTACATTTTATGGTCTGACTCATCCACTTGAGAAGTCATGGCATGTTCTTGGTTTGGGTTACAATCCAAGCGGTGATCGGTCAGAGATTGAAAATGCAGCAGTGATCCACTACAATGGCAACATGAAGCCATGGTTGGAGATAGCAATGACAAAGTACCGGTCATACTGGACCAAGTACATCAAGTACGATCATCCTTACCTTCGCAGCTGCAATCTAAATGAATGA
- the LOC110615728 gene encoding polygalacturonate 4-alpha-galacturonosyltransferase isoform X1 yields the protein MASKRGLSGSGIHRNRGGGCGSRLRIAFFIFFSVLAPLIFFVGRGLYTSTSIDQSNTRVISNKGDLDWREQLALHHVKSLLSKEVIDVITASRADLGPLSLDSFRKNNLSASWKVIGVETMVKNTTTSELQKTETVAKQGAPRDKVDDVSGNNSSQFLYTPAKLARRVCVIFLCSIAVSQRLKEKMREKRASDLVRQDNEAILKLENSAIERTKSVDTAVLGKYSIWRKENENENSDATVRLMRDQMIMARVYISIAKMKDKLDLHRELQIRLKESQRALGEATADSDLHHSAPEKIKAMGQVLSKAREPLYDCKLITGKLRAMLQTADEQVRSLKKQSTFLSQLAAKTVPNGIHCLSMRLTIEYYLLPPEKRNFPRSENLENPDLYHYALFSDNVLAASVVVNSTIMNAKDPSKHVFHLVTDKLNFGAMNMWFLLNPPGKATIHVENVDEFKWLNSSYCPVLRQLESAAMKEYYFKANHPTSLSSGSSNLKYRNPKYLSMLNHLRFYLPQVYPKLDKILFLDDDIVVQKDLTGLWSVNLNGKVNGAVETCGESFHRFDKYLNFTNPHIARNFDPNACGWAYGMNIFDLKEWKKRDITGIYHKWQNMNEDRVLWKLGTLPPGLITFYGLTHPLEKSWHVLGLGYNPSGDRSEIENAAVIHYNGNMKPWLEIAMTKYRSYWTKYIKYDHPYLRSCNLNE from the exons ATGGCGTCGAAGCGGGGATTATCCGGGTCCGGCATCCACAGGAACCGAGGCGGAGGCTGTGGATCTCGATTGCGCATtgcatttttcattttcttctctgTTCTGGCGCCGTTGATTTTCTTTGTTGGCCGAGGTCTATATACAAGTACTTCCATTG ATCAAAGTAATACTCGAGTAATTTCTAACAAGGGG GACTTAGATTGGAGAGAACAGCTGGCCTTGCATCATGTTAAATCCCTTCTCTCTAAAGAA GTCATTGATGTAATCACAGCCAGTAGAGCAGATCTGGGGCCTTTAAGCCTTGATTCTTTCAGAAAAAACAATTTGTCAGCCTCATGGAAAGTTATAGGAGTAGAGACAATGGTCAAGAATACTACTACTTCTGAG CTGCAAAAGACCGAAACAGTTGCTAAGCAAGGAGCACCAAGGGACAAAGTGGATGATGTCTCTGGTA ATAATTCTTCTCAATTTCTGTACACGCCTGCTAAACTAGCTCGAAGGGTATGTGTCATCTTTTTGTGCAGTATAGCAGTTTCTCAG agattgaaagaaaaaatgcGGGAAAAGCGTGCATCTGACTTGGTGCGGCAAGATAATGAAGCAATTTTAAAGCTTGAAAATTCAGCCATTGAGCGGACTAAATCAGTTGACACTGCAGTTCTGGGCAAATACAGTATATGGcggaaagaaaatgagaatgaGAACTCTGATGCAACAGTACGCTTAATGCGGGATCAGATGATAATGGCAAGGGTATATATCAGCATTGCAAAGATGAAGGACAAGCTTGACTTGCACCGTGAACTACAGATCCGGCTCAAGGAGAGTCAGCGTGCCCTTGGAGAGGCAACAGCTGATTCTGATCTGCATCACAG TGCACCTGAGAAAATCAAAGCCATGGGCCAAGTTCTGTCAAAAGCGAGAGAGCCATTGTATGACTGCAAGTTGATCACTGGAAAGCTCAGAGCGATGCTTCAGACAGCAGATGAGCAAGTTAGGAGCTTAAAAAAACAGAGCACTTTCCTGAGTCAGTTAGCTGCAAAAACAGTTCCCAATGGAATCCATTGCTTGTCTATGCGCCTAACAATAGAATACTATCTACTTCCTCCTGAGAAGAGAAATTTCCCAAGAAGTGAGAATTTGGAAAATCCTGATCTTTATCATTATGCCCTCTTCTCTGACAATGTCTTGGCTGCATCAGTAGTTGTCAACTCAACCATCATGAATGCCAAG GATCCTTCCAAGCATGTGTTCCATCTTGTTACTGATAAGCTTAACTTTGGAGCTATGAATATGTGGTTTCTATTGAACCCTCCTGGAAAAGCCACTATACATGTTGAAAATGTTGATGAATTCAAGTGGCTTAACTCATCCTATTGTCCAGTTTTACGGCAGCTTGAGTCTGCTGCTATGAAAGAGTATTACTTCAAGGCAAATCATCCAACTTCTCTTTCATCTGGTTCTTCAAACCTGAAGTATCGGAACCCAAAGTATCTTTCAATGCTGAACCACCTGAGGTTCTACCTTCCACAGGTCTATCCCAAGTTAGATAAGATCCTGTTTCTTGATGATGACATTGTCGTTCAGAAAGATTTAACTGGATTATGGTCAGTTAATCTGAATGGAAAAGTCAACGGGGCAGTGGAAACCTGTGGTGAAAGCTTCCACCGGTTTGATAAGTACCTAAACTTCACAAATCCTCATATTGCAAGAAACTTTGATCCAAATGCTTGTGGGTGGGCATATGGGATGAATATTTTTGATCTTAAGGAATGGAAAAAGAGGGATATCACTGGAATATATCATAAGTGGCAAAACATG AATGAAGATAGGGTACTTTGGAAGCTCGGAACGTTGCCTCCAGGCCTTATTACATTTTATGGTCTGACTCATCCACTTGAGAAGTCATGGCATGTTCTTGGTTTGGGTTACAATCCAAGCGGTGATCGGTCAGAGATTGAAAATGCAGCAGTGATCCACTACAATGGCAACATGAAGCCATGGTTGGAGATAGCAATGACAAAGTACCGGTCATACTGGACCAAGTACATCAAGTACGATCATCCTTACCTTCGCAGCTGCAATCTAAATGAATGA
- the LOC110615728 gene encoding polygalacturonate 4-alpha-galacturonosyltransferase isoform X4 gives MASKRGLSGSGIHRNRGGGCGSRLRIAFFIFFSVLAPLIFFVGRGLYTSTSIDQSNTRVISNKGDLDWREQLALHHVKSLLSKEVIDVITASRADLGPLSLDSFRKNNLSASWKVIGVETMVKNTTTSELQKTETVAKQGAPRDKVDDVSDNSSQFLYTPAKLARRRLKEKMREKRASDLVRQDNEAILKLENSAIERTKSVDTAVLGKYSIWRKENENENSDATVRLMRDQMIMARVYISIAKMKDKLDLHRELQIRLKESQRALGEATADSDLHHSAPEKIKAMGQVLSKAREPLYDCKLITGKLRAMLQTADEQVRSLKKQSTFLSQLAAKTVPNGIHCLSMRLTIEYYLLPPEKRNFPRSENLENPDLYHYALFSDNVLAASVVVNSTIMNAKDPSKHVFHLVTDKLNFGAMNMWFLLNPPGKATIHVENVDEFKWLNSSYCPVLRQLESAAMKEYYFKANHPTSLSSGSSNLKYRNPKYLSMLNHLRFYLPQVYPKLDKILFLDDDIVVQKDLTGLWSVNLNGKVNGAVETCGESFHRFDKYLNFTNPHIARNFDPNACGWAYGMNIFDLKEWKKRDITGIYHKWQNMNEDRVLWKLGTLPPGLITFYGLTHPLEKSWHVLGLGYNPSGDRSEIENAAVIHYNGNMKPWLEIAMTKYRSYWTKYIKYDHPYLRSCNLNE, from the exons ATGGCGTCGAAGCGGGGATTATCCGGGTCCGGCATCCACAGGAACCGAGGCGGAGGCTGTGGATCTCGATTGCGCATtgcatttttcattttcttctctgTTCTGGCGCCGTTGATTTTCTTTGTTGGCCGAGGTCTATATACAAGTACTTCCATTG ATCAAAGTAATACTCGAGTAATTTCTAACAAGGGG GACTTAGATTGGAGAGAACAGCTGGCCTTGCATCATGTTAAATCCCTTCTCTCTAAAGAA GTCATTGATGTAATCACAGCCAGTAGAGCAGATCTGGGGCCTTTAAGCCTTGATTCTTTCAGAAAAAACAATTTGTCAGCCTCATGGAAAGTTATAGGAGTAGAGACAATGGTCAAGAATACTACTACTTCTGAG CTGCAAAAGACCGAAACAGTTGCTAAGCAAGGAGCACCAAGGGACAAAGTGGATGATGTCTCTG ATAATTCTTCTCAATTTCTGTACACGCCTGCTAAACTAGCTCGAAGG agattgaaagaaaaaatgcGGGAAAAGCGTGCATCTGACTTGGTGCGGCAAGATAATGAAGCAATTTTAAAGCTTGAAAATTCAGCCATTGAGCGGACTAAATCAGTTGACACTGCAGTTCTGGGCAAATACAGTATATGGcggaaagaaaatgagaatgaGAACTCTGATGCAACAGTACGCTTAATGCGGGATCAGATGATAATGGCAAGGGTATATATCAGCATTGCAAAGATGAAGGACAAGCTTGACTTGCACCGTGAACTACAGATCCGGCTCAAGGAGAGTCAGCGTGCCCTTGGAGAGGCAACAGCTGATTCTGATCTGCATCACAG TGCACCTGAGAAAATCAAAGCCATGGGCCAAGTTCTGTCAAAAGCGAGAGAGCCATTGTATGACTGCAAGTTGATCACTGGAAAGCTCAGAGCGATGCTTCAGACAGCAGATGAGCAAGTTAGGAGCTTAAAAAAACAGAGCACTTTCCTGAGTCAGTTAGCTGCAAAAACAGTTCCCAATGGAATCCATTGCTTGTCTATGCGCCTAACAATAGAATACTATCTACTTCCTCCTGAGAAGAGAAATTTCCCAAGAAGTGAGAATTTGGAAAATCCTGATCTTTATCATTATGCCCTCTTCTCTGACAATGTCTTGGCTGCATCAGTAGTTGTCAACTCAACCATCATGAATGCCAAG GATCCTTCCAAGCATGTGTTCCATCTTGTTACTGATAAGCTTAACTTTGGAGCTATGAATATGTGGTTTCTATTGAACCCTCCTGGAAAAGCCACTATACATGTTGAAAATGTTGATGAATTCAAGTGGCTTAACTCATCCTATTGTCCAGTTTTACGGCAGCTTGAGTCTGCTGCTATGAAAGAGTATTACTTCAAGGCAAATCATCCAACTTCTCTTTCATCTGGTTCTTCAAACCTGAAGTATCGGAACCCAAAGTATCTTTCAATGCTGAACCACCTGAGGTTCTACCTTCCACAGGTCTATCCCAAGTTAGATAAGATCCTGTTTCTTGATGATGACATTGTCGTTCAGAAAGATTTAACTGGATTATGGTCAGTTAATCTGAATGGAAAAGTCAACGGGGCAGTGGAAACCTGTGGTGAAAGCTTCCACCGGTTTGATAAGTACCTAAACTTCACAAATCCTCATATTGCAAGAAACTTTGATCCAAATGCTTGTGGGTGGGCATATGGGATGAATATTTTTGATCTTAAGGAATGGAAAAAGAGGGATATCACTGGAATATATCATAAGTGGCAAAACATG AATGAAGATAGGGTACTTTGGAAGCTCGGAACGTTGCCTCCAGGCCTTATTACATTTTATGGTCTGACTCATCCACTTGAGAAGTCATGGCATGTTCTTGGTTTGGGTTACAATCCAAGCGGTGATCGGTCAGAGATTGAAAATGCAGCAGTGATCCACTACAATGGCAACATGAAGCCATGGTTGGAGATAGCAATGACAAAGTACCGGTCATACTGGACCAAGTACATCAAGTACGATCATCCTTACCTTCGCAGCTGCAATCTAAATGAATGA
- the LOC110614904 gene encoding histone deacetylase complex subunit SAP18, whose product MAGLFEVQKRPGGRPLGPPPRGRPPLQPVDREKTCPLLLRVFTKIGSHHSKEDFAVRGKEPKDEVQIYTWKDATLRELTDLVKEVAPAATRRDARLSFAFVYPDKNGRFVVREVGKTYSNRNGKLDDGKALAELGFQIGDYLDVAIL is encoded by the exons ATGGCGGGATTGTTCGAAGTACAAAAGAGACCGGGAGGACGGCCATTGGGCCCTCCTCCAAGAGGTCGTCCTCCTCTTCAGCCGGTTGATCGTGAAAAG ACTTGTCCATTATTGCTTCGTGTTTTCACCAAG ATAGGGAGCCATCATTCCAAGGAAGACTTTGCAGTTAGAGGCAAGGAACCCAAGGATGAGGTTCAAATCTATACATGGAAGGATGCTACTCTTCGTGAATTAACTGATCTG GTCAAAGAGGTGGCTCCAGCCGCAACAAGAAGAGATGCAAGATTGTCCTTTGCTTTTGTATATCCTGACAAAAATGGTCGCTTTGTGGTGCGAGAG GTTGGAAAGACCTACTCTAACAGAAATGGGAAATTAGATGATGGCAAGGCATTGGCTGAGCTTGGCTTCCAG ATTGGAGATTACTTGGATGTTGCAATTCTGTAg
- the LOC110615728 gene encoding polygalacturonate 4-alpha-galacturonosyltransferase isoform X2, protein MASKRGLSGSGIHRNRGGGCGSRLRIAFFIFFSVLAPLIFFVGRGLYTSTSIDQSNTRVISNKGDLDWREQLALHHVKSLLSKEVIDVITASRADLGPLSLDSFRKNNLSASWKVIGVETMVKNTTTSELQKTETVAKQGAPRDKVDDVSDNSSQFLYTPAKLARRVCVIFLCSIAVSQRLKEKMREKRASDLVRQDNEAILKLENSAIERTKSVDTAVLGKYSIWRKENENENSDATVRLMRDQMIMARVYISIAKMKDKLDLHRELQIRLKESQRALGEATADSDLHHSAPEKIKAMGQVLSKAREPLYDCKLITGKLRAMLQTADEQVRSLKKQSTFLSQLAAKTVPNGIHCLSMRLTIEYYLLPPEKRNFPRSENLENPDLYHYALFSDNVLAASVVVNSTIMNAKDPSKHVFHLVTDKLNFGAMNMWFLLNPPGKATIHVENVDEFKWLNSSYCPVLRQLESAAMKEYYFKANHPTSLSSGSSNLKYRNPKYLSMLNHLRFYLPQVYPKLDKILFLDDDIVVQKDLTGLWSVNLNGKVNGAVETCGESFHRFDKYLNFTNPHIARNFDPNACGWAYGMNIFDLKEWKKRDITGIYHKWQNMNEDRVLWKLGTLPPGLITFYGLTHPLEKSWHVLGLGYNPSGDRSEIENAAVIHYNGNMKPWLEIAMTKYRSYWTKYIKYDHPYLRSCNLNE, encoded by the exons ATGGCGTCGAAGCGGGGATTATCCGGGTCCGGCATCCACAGGAACCGAGGCGGAGGCTGTGGATCTCGATTGCGCATtgcatttttcattttcttctctgTTCTGGCGCCGTTGATTTTCTTTGTTGGCCGAGGTCTATATACAAGTACTTCCATTG ATCAAAGTAATACTCGAGTAATTTCTAACAAGGGG GACTTAGATTGGAGAGAACAGCTGGCCTTGCATCATGTTAAATCCCTTCTCTCTAAAGAA GTCATTGATGTAATCACAGCCAGTAGAGCAGATCTGGGGCCTTTAAGCCTTGATTCTTTCAGAAAAAACAATTTGTCAGCCTCATGGAAAGTTATAGGAGTAGAGACAATGGTCAAGAATACTACTACTTCTGAG CTGCAAAAGACCGAAACAGTTGCTAAGCAAGGAGCACCAAGGGACAAAGTGGATGATGTCTCTG ATAATTCTTCTCAATTTCTGTACACGCCTGCTAAACTAGCTCGAAGGGTATGTGTCATCTTTTTGTGCAGTATAGCAGTTTCTCAG agattgaaagaaaaaatgcGGGAAAAGCGTGCATCTGACTTGGTGCGGCAAGATAATGAAGCAATTTTAAAGCTTGAAAATTCAGCCATTGAGCGGACTAAATCAGTTGACACTGCAGTTCTGGGCAAATACAGTATATGGcggaaagaaaatgagaatgaGAACTCTGATGCAACAGTACGCTTAATGCGGGATCAGATGATAATGGCAAGGGTATATATCAGCATTGCAAAGATGAAGGACAAGCTTGACTTGCACCGTGAACTACAGATCCGGCTCAAGGAGAGTCAGCGTGCCCTTGGAGAGGCAACAGCTGATTCTGATCTGCATCACAG TGCACCTGAGAAAATCAAAGCCATGGGCCAAGTTCTGTCAAAAGCGAGAGAGCCATTGTATGACTGCAAGTTGATCACTGGAAAGCTCAGAGCGATGCTTCAGACAGCAGATGAGCAAGTTAGGAGCTTAAAAAAACAGAGCACTTTCCTGAGTCAGTTAGCTGCAAAAACAGTTCCCAATGGAATCCATTGCTTGTCTATGCGCCTAACAATAGAATACTATCTACTTCCTCCTGAGAAGAGAAATTTCCCAAGAAGTGAGAATTTGGAAAATCCTGATCTTTATCATTATGCCCTCTTCTCTGACAATGTCTTGGCTGCATCAGTAGTTGTCAACTCAACCATCATGAATGCCAAG GATCCTTCCAAGCATGTGTTCCATCTTGTTACTGATAAGCTTAACTTTGGAGCTATGAATATGTGGTTTCTATTGAACCCTCCTGGAAAAGCCACTATACATGTTGAAAATGTTGATGAATTCAAGTGGCTTAACTCATCCTATTGTCCAGTTTTACGGCAGCTTGAGTCTGCTGCTATGAAAGAGTATTACTTCAAGGCAAATCATCCAACTTCTCTTTCATCTGGTTCTTCAAACCTGAAGTATCGGAACCCAAAGTATCTTTCAATGCTGAACCACCTGAGGTTCTACCTTCCACAGGTCTATCCCAAGTTAGATAAGATCCTGTTTCTTGATGATGACATTGTCGTTCAGAAAGATTTAACTGGATTATGGTCAGTTAATCTGAATGGAAAAGTCAACGGGGCAGTGGAAACCTGTGGTGAAAGCTTCCACCGGTTTGATAAGTACCTAAACTTCACAAATCCTCATATTGCAAGAAACTTTGATCCAAATGCTTGTGGGTGGGCATATGGGATGAATATTTTTGATCTTAAGGAATGGAAAAAGAGGGATATCACTGGAATATATCATAAGTGGCAAAACATG AATGAAGATAGGGTACTTTGGAAGCTCGGAACGTTGCCTCCAGGCCTTATTACATTTTATGGTCTGACTCATCCACTTGAGAAGTCATGGCATGTTCTTGGTTTGGGTTACAATCCAAGCGGTGATCGGTCAGAGATTGAAAATGCAGCAGTGATCCACTACAATGGCAACATGAAGCCATGGTTGGAGATAGCAATGACAAAGTACCGGTCATACTGGACCAAGTACATCAAGTACGATCATCCTTACCTTCGCAGCTGCAATCTAAATGAATGA